A DNA window from Fodinibius sp. Rm-B-1B1-1 contains the following coding sequences:
- a CDS encoding lysophospholipid acyltransferase family protein translates to MSYNDFGLKEYFRSTLGIATFFLIFLLFTPIILFLLLITFGKASNLVVEKIAPMMVRPTMWISGISFDVKRHADEITSPAVFIINHSSTLDVLTLLALGLPKIRFVAKWEFQYNPIFLILGRLTGQIFIKREKSEKAIATLKKTHRRIKRDKLSVMMAPEGSRKHPGIIGPFKKGPFRMAMDLGYPIVPIYFEGNRELSKGGTLITKSGQVTAHIHEAIDTSDWTLDNLQGNIKEVRNRYLEWADVEDDEVRPIS, encoded by the coding sequence ATGAGTTATAATGACTTTGGTTTAAAGGAATACTTCCGCAGCACACTTGGAATTGCTACTTTTTTTCTAATCTTCCTTCTTTTTACGCCGATCATTCTATTTCTATTACTGATAACTTTTGGGAAGGCTTCAAATTTAGTTGTTGAAAAAATTGCGCCTATGATGGTGCGCCCGACGATGTGGATTAGCGGGATTTCTTTTGATGTGAAAAGGCACGCTGATGAAATAACGAGTCCAGCCGTTTTTATTATTAACCACAGCTCTACGCTGGATGTGCTTACCCTTTTGGCACTGGGCCTGCCCAAAATTCGCTTTGTAGCAAAATGGGAGTTCCAGTACAATCCTATTTTTTTGATTTTAGGTCGCTTAACGGGACAGATTTTTATCAAGCGCGAGAAGTCGGAGAAAGCCATTGCTACGCTAAAAAAGACCCATCGGCGGATTAAACGCGACAAACTTTCGGTGATGATGGCGCCCGAAGGTTCGCGAAAGCATCCCGGCATTATTGGCCCCTTTAAGAAGGGACCTTTTCGGATGGCAATGGATCTGGGATATCCCATTGTGCCTATTTATTTTGAGGGAAATCGTGAGCTCAGCAAAGGCGGTACACTAATCACAAAATCAGGACAAGTCACCGCTCATATTCATGAAGCTATTGATACTTCTGACTGGACACTCGATAATCTGCAAGGAAATATAAAAGAAGTACGAAACAGATATCTGGAATGGGCTGATGTCGAAGATGATGAAGTAAGACCCATTTCGTAA
- the mscL gene encoding large-conductance mechanosensitive channel protein MscL — translation MLKEFKEFAIKGNVVDMAVGIIIGAAFTSVVQSLVKDMLMPPLGLLMGGVDFSEFFIVLKEGTIPPPYATIAAAQEVGAVTLNYGVFINAVISFLIVAFAVFILIRYINKLKRPEEKPEPVAPSIKKCEFCFSDIPVKATRCPNCTSELRE, via the coding sequence ATGCTGAAGGAGTTCAAAGAATTTGCGATCAAGGGGAACGTAGTAGATATGGCAGTAGGTATCATTATCGGTGCGGCTTTTACCAGCGTTGTTCAATCCTTGGTGAAAGACATGTTAATGCCTCCATTGGGATTGCTAATGGGTGGAGTCGACTTTTCAGAATTCTTTATTGTTTTAAAAGAAGGAACTATTCCTCCTCCCTATGCAACTATTGCCGCTGCACAAGAAGTTGGAGCCGTAACCTTGAATTATGGTGTTTTTATTAATGCTGTTATAAGCTTTCTTATTGTAGCATTTGCTGTCTTTATCTTGATTCGATACATCAACAAACTCAAAAGGCCAGAAGAAAAACCTGAACCTGTAGCTCCATCAATCAAAAAGTGTGAATTCTGTTTTTCAGATATTCCGGTTAAAGCCACACGTTGCCCAAACTGTACATCAGAACTGAGAGAATGA
- a CDS encoding flagellin produces MASFGDLNRVNTNIQSLDSQLSLNQVNKQMAENQMKMSTGKRINRAEDDSAGFSIATKLRSRVGGLNQAMQNVGDAKSVLDITESSYGTVMDNLVEMKGLATQAANDTLGDEERGFIGDQLEALGEDINKIADQTVYQDYELLNGDHNTNAANTKSGSLDLEFQVGERKEDTITATINAVNVAALFNTGGAAGADLGSTAGAITVGLATTGGGGSLTFDSTANSADYREFIDHVDTAITEMSNNVNDIGIKQSSLSVREQTLSESISANESAKSRIMDTDFAKAQSESVRLQILQQTATSSLAQANNGPQSVLGFIGG; encoded by the coding sequence ATGGCAAGTTTCGGAGATTTAAACAGAGTAAATACGAACATACAGTCCCTGGATTCGCAGTTGTCGCTGAACCAGGTGAACAAGCAGATGGCGGAAAACCAGATGAAGATGTCGACCGGTAAGCGGATTAACCGCGCCGAAGACGACTCGGCAGGTTTTTCTATTGCTACTAAACTACGCAGTCGTGTTGGCGGCCTGAACCAGGCGATGCAGAACGTGGGTGATGCCAAGTCCGTCTTGGATATTACTGAGTCCAGCTATGGAACGGTTATGGATAACCTGGTGGAAATGAAAGGGTTGGCCACGCAGGCGGCCAATGATACGCTGGGTGATGAAGAGCGTGGATTTATTGGCGACCAGTTGGAAGCGCTTGGCGAAGATATTAACAAGATTGCTGACCAAACAGTGTATCAAGATTATGAGCTGTTGAATGGTGATCATAATACTAATGCTGCAAATACAAAGTCGGGATCATTAGATCTTGAGTTTCAGGTAGGTGAGCGAAAAGAAGATACGATTACCGCAACGATTAATGCTGTAAATGTAGCTGCATTGTTTAATACAGGCGGTGCAGCTGGTGCAGATTTAGGAAGTACTGCAGGAGCAATTACTGTTGGACTTGCAACAACAGGTGGTGGTGGTTCCTTAACTTTTGATTCCACAGCAAATTCTGCTGATTATCGTGAATTTATTGATCACGTGGATACTGCAATTACCGAAATGTCAAATAATGTGAATGACATTGGTATCAAGCAGTCATCGCTGTCGGTACGAGAGCAGACGCTTTCCGAATCAATTAGTGCGAATGAATCTGCGAAGTCTCGTATTATGGATACTGACTTTGCCAAAGCACAGAGTGAGTCCGTGAGACTGCAGATTTTGCAGCAGACGGCAACCTCTTCGCTGGCGCAGGCCAACAACGGTCCGCAGTCAGTACTTGGATTTATCGGCGGATAA
- a CDS encoding glycoside hydrolase family 31 protein → MAENDPEAKQKQSDEGDQRKTDVTYRRQPNEIANYQVDGQHICIHSKNDIKLRITVLTPEIIQLKYVLEGDQPSDFSYAIDPTFNPTNPDFAIRDKEKSIKIVTDSLVCRVSQKDMKVSFLDTEGTLLCKDEKNFFRKDSIMKGITEVKITKEAPQNAHYFGLGDKITENELRGNAFENWNTDSYAYELDEHRDPLYRSIPFYTTINHDGNAYGIFLDNTYRSHFDFDSNKNGTTTFSAEGGSMNYYFIYGPEPTTVTERYTKLTGTPDLPPLWGLGYHQCRWSYYPEERVRKLANTFREKEIPCDALYLDIDYMDDYRVFTWNKDRFPDPKNLIDNLNEQGFKTIVMIDPGVKVDNDYHVYQQGLENDYFCKRPDGELMIGPVWPSRTVFPDYTHPEVRHWWGNLYEDLFTDKGISGVWNDMNEPAVFEVKSKTFPNNIRHHYEGEGASHRKAHNIYGMQMARASYEGIKKHNPDKRSFLLTRANFSGGQRYAALWTGDNIASWEHLRHALEQCVRLSISGYSFVGTDIGGFVEEPSAELFTRWLQLGVFHPLFRNHTMGYNVEGAAAVQEDQVKQKKLQSDANQEPWTFGQRYTNINRSVIELRYRLLHYLYTAFYHYVQHGTPILRPVAFQNQDDAEAITSRNTFLFGDQILVAPIIKKGTRGRKTYLPSGHWYDYRTNKLFEGGQTHYIDAPLSEIPFFIKAGTVLPLREVMQYTGERAPELLELNVYYGTQVSESYLYEDAGEGFTYNEGDYRYTCFHLKSNPQKNTVQLTAEREGAFVLDYQTVKINLIGWSAGLTNISVDGQQVDFDQTKDKPQPIYTFTTNPDFSTIEIF, encoded by the coding sequence ATGGCCGAGAACGATCCCGAAGCAAAGCAAAAACAATCTGACGAAGGTGACCAGCGTAAAACAGACGTCACCTACCGGCGCCAACCCAATGAGATAGCCAACTACCAAGTAGATGGACAACATATCTGTATCCACTCCAAAAATGATATCAAGCTTCGGATTACCGTACTTACGCCGGAAATCATTCAGTTAAAATATGTGCTCGAAGGTGACCAACCTTCCGACTTCTCCTATGCTATTGATCCTACTTTCAACCCTACAAACCCTGACTTCGCAATACGTGATAAAGAAAAATCAATTAAAATTGTCACGGATTCATTAGTCTGCCGAGTATCCCAAAAGGATATGAAAGTCAGTTTTCTGGATACCGAGGGTACACTGCTGTGCAAGGATGAAAAAAACTTCTTCCGCAAAGACAGTATTATGAAGGGGATTACTGAAGTAAAAATTACGAAAGAAGCCCCCCAAAATGCCCACTACTTTGGGCTTGGAGATAAGATCACTGAAAATGAACTTCGTGGAAATGCCTTCGAAAACTGGAATACCGATTCCTATGCTTATGAACTGGATGAGCATCGCGATCCCCTCTACCGGAGCATCCCTTTCTATACGACCATCAATCACGACGGCAATGCCTACGGCATTTTTCTCGACAATACCTATCGCTCACATTTTGATTTCGATTCCAATAAAAATGGTACTACTACATTCTCGGCCGAAGGCGGCTCCATGAACTACTACTTTATTTACGGTCCGGAACCCACAACCGTTACCGAACGCTATACCAAACTAACGGGCACGCCCGATCTGCCACCGCTCTGGGGACTTGGATACCACCAATGCCGCTGGAGCTACTATCCTGAGGAGCGGGTACGCAAACTGGCCAACACTTTCCGCGAAAAAGAGATTCCCTGCGACGCCCTCTACCTCGATATTGACTACATGGACGACTACCGGGTATTTACCTGGAATAAGGATCGCTTCCCCGATCCCAAAAACCTGATTGACAACCTCAACGAGCAGGGCTTCAAAACCATCGTAATGATCGATCCCGGCGTAAAAGTGGATAACGATTACCACGTATATCAACAAGGATTAGAAAATGACTACTTCTGCAAGCGTCCCGATGGTGAGCTAATGATTGGTCCCGTATGGCCGTCTCGAACCGTTTTCCCCGATTATACCCATCCCGAAGTACGCCATTGGTGGGGCAACCTCTACGAAGATCTGTTTACCGATAAAGGGATCAGCGGCGTGTGGAACGACATGAACGAGCCGGCCGTCTTTGAGGTTAAGTCCAAAACTTTTCCCAATAATATTCGCCACCATTACGAGGGCGAAGGAGCCAGCCACAGGAAAGCCCACAACATCTACGGCATGCAGATGGCCCGGGCATCCTACGAAGGTATCAAAAAACACAACCCCGACAAGCGCTCCTTCCTGCTCACCCGCGCCAACTTTTCCGGTGGACAGCGATATGCTGCACTTTGGACTGGCGACAACATCGCCAGCTGGGAACACTTGCGTCACGCCCTCGAGCAGTGCGTGCGCCTTAGCATCTCCGGCTATTCCTTCGTAGGCACCGACATCGGCGGCTTCGTCGAAGAGCCCAGTGCCGAACTCTTTACTCGCTGGCTGCAGTTGGGCGTCTTTCATCCCCTCTTCCGCAACCACACCATGGGCTACAACGTGGAGGGGGCCGCAGCCGTCCAGGAAGACCAGGTCAAGCAAAAGAAACTCCAATCCGACGCCAACCAGGAACCCTGGACCTTCGGCCAAAGATACACCAATATCAATCGCTCGGTCATTGAACTGCGCTACCGACTCCTCCACTATCTTTACACTGCTTTTTACCACTACGTGCAGCACGGTACTCCGATACTACGTCCGGTAGCCTTTCAAAACCAAGACGATGCCGAGGCCATTACCTCTCGCAATACCTTTTTGTTTGGGGATCAAATTCTGGTCGCGCCTATTATCAAGAAAGGTACCCGCGGACGAAAAACCTATCTCCCTTCGGGTCATTGGTACGACTATCGCACCAACAAGCTCTTCGAAGGCGGCCAAACCCACTACATTGATGCTCCTCTGTCAGAAATCCCCTTTTTCATCAAAGCCGGTACCGTACTGCCCCTTCGCGAAGTGATGCAATATACTGGGGAACGGGCCCCCGAACTGTTAGAGCTGAATGTGTACTACGGAACGCAAGTAAGCGAAAGCTACCTGTATGAAGATGCAGGAGAAGGGTTTACTTACAACGAGGGCGACTACCGTTATACTTGCTTCCACCTTAAATCGAATCCCCAAAAAAACACCGTGCAGCTAACAGCCGAACGAGAGGGAGCTTTTGTGCTCGACTACCAAACCGTAAAGATAAACCTCATTGGCTGGTCCGCAGGGTTAACGAACATCAGCGTTGACGGGCAGCAGGTTGATTTTGATCAGACTAAAGATAAGCCACAGCCTATATATACTTTTACTACCAATCCCGATTTTAGCACGATCGAAATTTTCTGA
- the ftsH gene encoding ATP-dependent zinc metalloprotease FtsH: MAENKQQNKNEDNKKKGLKSPGGNQYTFYWIVLAALFGFWLFSSQGGGLFGGPPTIDYSEFRNQITSGNIEKVVVQGDQVSGDLKEPTQLNAAENDTTHYKSFNTYLPSFGDDKLMSMLEEHEIQVETRPKSDFNWWTVLLWGLPLIFLIMIGFQFFRQMRMQGQNMFKIGESKAKLQDAEKVNTTFDDVAGLEGAKTELQEVVSFLKNPNKFDSLGGEIPRGLLMVGPPGTGKTLLARAVAGEAGVPFFTITGSDFMEMFVGVGAKRVRDMFNKAKEKEPAIIFIDEIDSIGRKRGAGLGGGHDEREQTLNQLLSELDGFEKNEGVIVMAATNRPDILDKALLRPGRFDRQITVHLPTQEHREQILQIHAKNKKISDNVDLDEIARSTPGFSGADLNNLLNEAALIAARHKRKAIEQQDIDQARDKVMMGLKREGIRLTEHEKKLLAYHEAGHAVVAAVLPNSDPIHKVTVIPRGKAMGVTMQMPEKEKFLYEKKYMLDRMAVMMGGRAAENLIFDTSTSGAENDLKQIRKLARKMVLDWGMSDKFNNIAFGSQREQVFLGEQMGSSKEYSENTAQAVDEEVQRILNEAFDTAMKAITEHRDILDKLADELVEREEVLGKEVMEWLNGSLEDGVSEEKNDNIDAESKSDTSSNNPKKEGQEDLSSKKGTKPTNNTEEE; encoded by the coding sequence TTGTTTTAGCTGCCCTCTTTGGATTTTGGCTTTTCAGTTCGCAAGGCGGTGGACTTTTCGGTGGCCCTCCCACCATTGATTACAGTGAGTTTCGTAATCAAATCACTTCCGGCAATATTGAAAAAGTAGTGGTTCAGGGCGATCAGGTTTCCGGAGATCTTAAAGAACCAACACAACTTAATGCCGCTGAAAATGATACCACCCATTACAAAAGTTTTAATACGTACCTGCCGTCTTTCGGGGATGACAAGCTGATGTCTATGCTCGAAGAACATGAAATACAGGTTGAAACCCGCCCGAAGAGTGATTTTAACTGGTGGACGGTTCTGCTGTGGGGCTTGCCACTCATTTTCCTCATTATGATTGGCTTCCAGTTTTTCCGACAGATGCGCATGCAGGGACAAAACATGTTTAAAATCGGCGAAAGCAAAGCTAAACTGCAGGATGCTGAAAAAGTAAATACCACTTTTGATGATGTAGCTGGACTTGAAGGAGCTAAAACGGAGCTACAAGAAGTGGTAAGCTTCCTAAAAAATCCTAACAAATTTGATTCTCTCGGTGGTGAAATTCCCCGTGGTCTGTTGATGGTGGGCCCTCCCGGAACTGGTAAAACCTTGCTCGCACGTGCCGTGGCAGGAGAAGCCGGCGTTCCGTTCTTTACGATTACAGGCTCCGATTTTATGGAGATGTTCGTTGGGGTTGGCGCCAAGCGCGTTCGAGATATGTTTAATAAAGCCAAAGAAAAGGAACCGGCTATTATCTTTATTGACGAGATTGATTCCATTGGTCGTAAGCGTGGAGCCGGTCTTGGCGGTGGACATGATGAGCGTGAGCAAACTCTGAATCAGTTACTTTCAGAACTTGATGGTTTTGAAAAAAATGAAGGCGTTATCGTAATGGCGGCTACAAACCGGCCCGATATTCTGGATAAAGCCTTGCTTCGTCCCGGCCGTTTTGATCGCCAAATTACGGTTCACTTGCCTACACAAGAACACCGCGAACAGATTCTCCAAATTCATGCTAAGAACAAAAAGATTTCTGATAATGTAGATCTGGATGAAATTGCACGCTCTACCCCCGGTTTCAGCGGTGCTGACCTCAATAATCTTCTTAATGAAGCGGCCCTGATTGCTGCTCGTCATAAGCGCAAAGCAATTGAGCAACAAGATATTGATCAAGCGCGTGACAAAGTAATGATGGGACTTAAACGTGAAGGTATTCGATTGACTGAACACGAGAAAAAGCTTCTGGCTTATCACGAAGCTGGCCATGCAGTGGTTGCTGCCGTACTCCCTAATTCTGATCCCATCCACAAAGTAACCGTTATTCCGCGTGGAAAAGCGATGGGTGTTACTATGCAGATGCCTGAAAAAGAGAAATTTTTATACGAGAAAAAATATATGCTTGATCGTATGGCCGTAATGATGGGCGGGCGTGCTGCCGAAAACCTCATCTTTGATACTTCTACGAGCGGAGCTGAAAACGACCTCAAGCAAATACGTAAGCTTGCTCGCAAAATGGTACTCGACTGGGGCATGAGTGACAAGTTTAACAACATTGCCTTTGGCAGTCAGCGCGAACAAGTATTCTTGGGAGAACAGATGGGAAGTTCCAAGGAGTACAGTGAAAATACCGCCCAAGCAGTTGATGAAGAAGTGCAGCGTATTCTCAATGAGGCTTTTGATACAGCCATGAAAGCCATTACCGAACATCGCGATATCTTAGACAAACTGGCTGATGAACTTGTTGAACGCGAAGAGGTTCTGGGTAAAGAGGTCATGGAATGGCTTAATGGATCTTTAGAAGACGGCGTGTCTGAAGAAAAAAACGATAATATAGATGCTGAATCCAAATCGGACACATCTTCTAATAATCCCAAAAAGGAAGGCCAAGAAGACCTTTCTTCTAAAAAAGGTACAAAGCCTACCAATAACACAGAAGAGGAGTAA
- a CDS encoding Na+/H+ antiporter NhaC family protein: MTDSDTSILGQLSKGNRINIIIALVIMVLGVIFAGDLPQYGDHYGVWSVLPPLIAIVLAFWTQEVVSSLFVGIMLGGFISGNINIVDAYLIPSIGTENFALILLVYLWSLGGLIGIWTRTGGAERFADWAGSKIVRGPKSAKFFTWMMGLIFHQGGTISTVLTGATVRPISDEQGVSHEESSYMVDSTASPAATVIPFNVWPIYIGGLVVGTIPLFETTQDAVAFFFQAIPFNFYGILALLMTLLFAWELLPWIPSKKMKDAIKRSREEGKLDRDGSEPMSSKELTEMDIPEDYNSGLIDFFGPIGTLLGVAIIPYITTFYIMGNTEDPMLLIAEAFVLAVLTGMFIALAKGMELKTVMDGFVDGCKGVTIGAIVLALAVTLKEVAESVGTAEYVVALVGDAITPVFLPAILMGLCMIIAFAAGTSFGTYAVVFPVAMPLAWAILPDPFFITLCFGAVVGGSVFGDQCSPISDTTILSSLATGSDLMDHVKTQIPLALTAAGIGAVLYTLIVALFV; encoded by the coding sequence ATGACGGACTCAGATACCTCAATTCTTGGACAGCTATCCAAAGGAAATCGTATAAATATTATTATCGCCTTAGTGATTATGGTACTGGGCGTTATTTTTGCCGGTGATTTACCCCAGTATGGTGATCACTATGGGGTTTGGTCGGTGTTACCTCCATTAATCGCCATTGTATTGGCTTTTTGGACTCAAGAGGTAGTGAGTTCACTTTTTGTTGGGATAATGTTGGGTGGATTTATTTCCGGCAATATTAATATTGTGGATGCGTACCTGATTCCATCGATTGGCACGGAGAATTTTGCCCTCATTTTGCTGGTTTATCTTTGGTCGTTGGGCGGACTCATTGGAATATGGACGCGCACCGGCGGTGCTGAACGCTTTGCAGACTGGGCAGGAAGTAAAATTGTTCGAGGACCAAAATCAGCCAAATTTTTTACCTGGATGATGGGGTTGATTTTTCATCAGGGTGGAACTATTAGTACCGTATTAACGGGAGCGACCGTTCGCCCAATTTCTGATGAGCAGGGTGTTTCGCACGAAGAAAGTTCGTATATGGTGGATTCTACGGCATCGCCTGCCGCGACGGTCATCCCCTTCAATGTATGGCCTATTTATATTGGGGGATTGGTGGTCGGTACCATCCCACTGTTTGAAACTACGCAAGACGCTGTAGCATTTTTCTTTCAGGCCATCCCGTTTAATTTCTATGGGATTCTGGCTCTGCTAATGACGCTGCTGTTTGCTTGGGAACTACTACCGTGGATTCCCAGCAAGAAGATGAAGGATGCAATTAAGCGGTCGCGTGAAGAAGGGAAACTGGATCGTGATGGCTCTGAGCCAATGTCATCCAAGGAGCTTACCGAAATGGATATCCCCGAAGATTATAACTCTGGACTCATTGATTTCTTTGGTCCCATTGGCACGCTGCTGGGGGTAGCCATTATCCCGTATATCACCACTTTTTATATTATGGGAAATACCGAAGATCCGATGCTGCTTATAGCTGAAGCTTTTGTGCTGGCAGTACTTACCGGAATGTTCATTGCCTTGGCTAAAGGCATGGAGCTTAAAACGGTGATGGATGGATTTGTTGATGGTTGTAAAGGGGTTACTATTGGAGCCATTGTTTTAGCCTTAGCTGTAACACTCAAAGAAGTGGCCGAGTCGGTTGGTACTGCTGAGTATGTAGTGGCCTTGGTTGGGGACGCAATTACACCGGTCTTTTTGCCAGCTATTTTAATGGGATTATGTATGATTATTGCTTTTGCGGCTGGAACCTCTTTTGGAACTTATGCGGTAGTATTCCCGGTAGCAATGCCGCTGGCCTGGGCTATACTGCCGGATCCCTTTTTCATAACGCTCTGCTTTGGAGCGGTTGTGGGTGGTAGTGTTTTTGGGGATCAGTGTTCACCTATTTCTGATACGACGATCCTTTCCTCACTTGCTACCGGCAGTGATTTGATGGATCACGTGAAAACGCAGATTCCGTTAGCGCTCACGGCTGCGGGCATTGGTGCTGTGTTATACACGCTAATTGTTGCCCTGTTTGTGTAA
- a CDS encoding glycerol-3-phosphate dehydrogenase/oxidase: MDRIKLIHQLENDPEIWDFIIIGGGATGLGTAVEAASRGYKTLLLEQHDFAKGTSSRSTKLVHGGVRYLRQGNVALVLEALRERGLLRQNAPHLVKNQSFIVPNYDWWEGPFYGIGLKIYDKLAGDLGLGPSKNLSKEETLDHIPTLESNDLNGGVIYYDAQFDDARLAINLMQTIFDHGGLALNYIRVTDLLKDNGFISGVKIEDQEGDHEMEIQGRVVINATGMFTDEIRRMDNPDSKRLMKPSQGVHIVLDKSFQPGESAIMVPKTDDGRVLFAVPWHNRVIVGTTDTPLDAPSLEPRAKENEIEFLLTHAARYLTKDPEPKDVLSVFAGIRPLVSPEGDDDTSSISRDHTLLIDPSGLVTITGGKWTTYRKMAEDTVDEAAVVAGLEERESVTENLRLHGWLKNTDPADPYELYGSDAPALKEMTNRNDGWEQLIHPKLPYTPAQVIWAARHEMARTVEDVLARRTRALLLDARASIEMAKSVAQFLADELDRDDTWQQQQIEEYTELAKGYLLTS; the protein is encoded by the coding sequence ATGGATCGAATTAAACTTATTCATCAACTGGAGAATGATCCTGAAATTTGGGATTTCATTATCATCGGCGGAGGCGCAACGGGGCTTGGTACAGCCGTTGAAGCGGCCTCTCGCGGATATAAAACCCTGCTCTTGGAACAGCATGATTTTGCCAAGGGAACTTCAAGCCGAAGTACAAAACTTGTCCACGGTGGCGTTCGGTACCTGCGACAGGGAAATGTGGCACTTGTGTTAGAAGCGCTGCGCGAACGCGGCTTGCTCCGTCAGAATGCCCCACACCTGGTTAAAAATCAATCGTTTATTGTCCCCAATTATGATTGGTGGGAAGGTCCTTTTTACGGCATCGGGCTCAAAATTTACGATAAGTTAGCCGGCGACTTGGGATTAGGCCCTTCAAAAAATCTATCCAAGGAGGAAACACTCGACCATATACCGACACTGGAATCCAATGATCTCAACGGTGGTGTCATTTATTACGATGCCCAATTTGATGACGCCCGTCTGGCTATAAACCTGATGCAAACTATTTTTGATCATGGCGGTCTGGCACTTAATTACATAAGAGTTACGGATCTACTCAAAGACAATGGATTCATTTCGGGTGTAAAAATAGAAGACCAAGAAGGTGATCACGAGATGGAGATTCAGGGACGGGTCGTCATTAATGCTACGGGTATGTTTACGGATGAAATTCGTCGGATGGATAACCCAGATAGCAAACGACTCATGAAACCAAGTCAGGGCGTACACATTGTTCTCGACAAATCTTTTCAACCGGGCGAAAGTGCTATCATGGTTCCCAAAACCGATGACGGACGCGTACTTTTTGCGGTACCCTGGCACAATCGTGTCATTGTGGGAACCACCGATACTCCACTTGATGCGCCCTCCCTGGAACCCCGAGCCAAAGAGAACGAAATCGAATTTTTACTAACTCATGCTGCTCGATATCTAACTAAAGATCCGGAACCCAAAGATGTACTAAGTGTCTTTGCGGGCATTCGTCCGTTGGTATCGCCTGAAGGTGATGACGATACCTCTTCCATTTCCCGTGACCACACCTTACTCATTGATCCGTCGGGACTGGTAACTATTACTGGAGGAAAATGGACAACCTATCGCAAGATGGCTGAAGATACTGTGGATGAAGCGGCTGTTGTAGCAGGACTGGAAGAACGAGAATCCGTTACTGAAAACTTACGTCTCCATGGTTGGCTCAAAAATACTGATCCCGCTGATCCCTATGAGCTTTACGGTTCGGATGCTCCCGCACTTAAAGAGATGACCAATAGAAATGATGGATGGGAACAACTAATTCATCCTAAACTCCCCTATACCCCAGCCCAAGTTATCTGGGCGGCTCGACATGAAATGGCTCGTACTGTTGAAGATGTCCTTGCTCGACGCACACGTGCTCTTTTACTGGATGCTCGAGCAAGCATTGAAATGGCTAAATCGGTAGCCCAATTTTTAGCTGATGAGTTGGATCGGGATGACACTTGGCAACAACAGCAGATAGAAGAATATACCGAGTTAGCAAAGGGTTATTTATTGACTTCGTAG
- a CDS encoding class IV adenylate cyclase: MSILNVEIKAQCNNPDHIRNILSEHDADYKGTDHQIDTYFNVPEGRLKLRQGSIENNLIFYQRDNQSGPKSSSINLVPSEHPQKLHALLDNALGTKVVVDKQREIYFIDNVKFHIDQVKELGNFIEIEAIDEDGSIGEPKLRKQCQKYINLFDISDEQLLSHSYSDMIMEQ, encoded by the coding sequence ATGAGCATCTTAAACGTTGAAATAAAAGCCCAGTGTAATAATCCTGATCACATTCGCAATATTCTCAGTGAACACGATGCTGATTATAAAGGCACTGACCACCAGATCGATACCTACTTTAACGTGCCCGAAGGAAGGTTAAAATTGCGGCAGGGAAGCATTGAAAATAACCTTATTTTCTATCAGCGTGATAACCAGTCAGGCCCCAAATCTTCATCTATAAATTTGGTCCCTTCCGAGCATCCCCAAAAGTTACATGCCCTGCTGGATAATGCGTTAGGCACTAAAGTTGTGGTCGACAAACAACGGGAAATCTATTTCATCGATAACGTAAAATTCCATATCGATCAGGTTAAAGAATTGGGAAATTTTATAGAGATTGAGGCGATCGATGAAGATGGCTCTATTGGGGAACCCAAACTGCGGAAACAATGCCAAAAGTACATCAACCTATTTGATATTTCTGATGAGCAATTGCTTTCTCACTCTTACTCCGATATGATTATGGAACAATAA